A single window of Drosophila suzukii chromosome 3, CBGP_Dsuzu_IsoJpt1.0, whole genome shotgun sequence DNA harbors:
- the LOC108013342 gene encoding E3 ubiquitin-protein ligase MARCHF6, translating into MDDLSQGDICRVCRCEAQPDRPLFYPCICTGSIKYIHQDCLMQWMRYSHKEYCELCGYRFSFQPIYAPDMPRVLPLKDVLVGLMSAVLEGARCWLHYSLVGMAWFGVVPLSAYRTYRYLFRASSFDMILTLPFDIFSMENLAADAFRGCFVVTCTLLSFIGLVWLREQILHGGGPDWLEREDAPLQAAAAANPAPAPAAEAAPLLPQDDNNNAENAPQDVPMDNEAPAAADNEGQNAAAPAAAAPAVDADADEQNWNPMEWDRAAEELTWERLLGLDGSLVFLEHVFWIISLNTMFIFTFAFCPYCVGNFILSSMDLLQPEKPLLHFHGLITTLFGYCCIGLTLVVLHFFARVFRLRRVCWFIGLCYIVVKVSLLSVVEIGVLPLICGWWLDICSLPLLDASLKDRKASFKAAPGTSLFVHWMFGMVYVYYFAAFISLLREVLRPGVLWIFRNVNDPDFSPIQEMIHVPIVRHIRRLVASAMIFGFAVFLMLWLPIRILQVAWPNFLPYALSGDAEVNDLSLQLLLLQIVLPGFFEQTQTRIWLKGLLRIWCTAVAWLLGIRSYLLPAPEPEPENPAAGEEGGENAAAENGNQEGEAEGAAAPPPPPPPPPPPVEPAPAPRNLAAAHQAMMQRDAPVGFQPYDKPSLFAIRLCALLSLMCLSIVCAAMLTLTVPVYIGRRLMMLWTGQPGEKAAGAAAAAGAVEVAGNLAPLDAEGARKNERLLRSHELYTAEIGGYLCWIVCRGVAVVVTLLPQGRAAIVSKLKHWARVALQYALPVLTLLGIFVLVPLLFGLLLELVVVIPLRVPLRKTPIHFLWQDWALGVLYSKIAIALTLMGPDWHLKRALERAYMDGLRDFDLKFVMRDLAVPVVTTFGLALAAPYVLAHMVFPIFLADAYARHAIARLVYPVSFIVVGSICFVLFQIKQLKKLYLSIKVDKYLVGQRLVNYEHRKKQQQQQQQQQEEEEQQRAARELKEIQEREREREREQLAQEQDLAELL; encoded by the exons GCCCGCTGCTGGCTTCATTATTCCTTGGTAGGAATGGCCTGGTTTGGCGTGGTCCCTTTATCCGCCTATAGGACCTACCGGTACCTGTTCCGCGCCAGCTCCTTCGACATGATCCTCACGCTGCCCTTCGACATCTTCTCCATGGAGAACCTCGCCGCGGATGCTTTTCGCGGCTGCTTTGTGGTCACCTGCACGCTGCTATCTTTTATAGGATTGGTCTGGCTGCGCGAGCAGATTCTCCATGGCGGCGGACCCGACTGGCTGGAGCGGGAGGATGCCCCTCTGCAGGCTGCAGCGGCAGCTAATCCGGCGCCAGCTCCCGCTGCGGAGGCAGCTCCACTGCTGCCTCAGGacgacaacaacaatgcaGAAAATGCGCCGCAAGATGTGCCCATGGATAATGAAGCGCCGGCCGCGGCGGACAACGAGGGACAGAATGCTGCCGCTCCAGCGGCCGCTGCTCCTGCTGTGGACGCCGATGCTGACGAACAGAACTGGAATCCTATGGAATGGGATCGGGCTGCCGAGGAGCTCACCTGGGAGCGCCTCCTCGGACTCGATGGCTCGCTGGTTTTCCTCGAGCACGTCTTTTGGATCATCTCGCTGAACACAATGTTCATATTCACCTTCGCATTCTGTCCCTACTGCGTGGGCAACTTTATCCTGAGCTCTATGGATCTGCTGCAGCCCGAAAAGCCACTGCTGCACTTCCACGGCCTGATTACCACTTTGTTCGGCTACTGTTGCATCGGATTGACCCTGGTGGTGTTGCACTTCTTCGCCAGAGTTTTCCGGCTGCGAAGAGTATGCTGGTTCATCGGATTGTGCTACATTGTGGTCAAGGTATCGTTACTCTCTGTGGTGGAAATCGGAGTGCTTCCGCTAATTTGCGGCTGGTGGCTGGACATCTGTTCGTTACCCTTGCTGGATGCCAGCTTGAAGGATCGTAAGGCCAGCTTCAAGGCTGCTCCGGGCACCTCTCTATTTGTCCACTGGATGTTTGGCATGGTCTATGTGTACTACTTTGCCGCTTTTATCTCGCTGTTGAGGGAGGTGCTTCGGCCGGGAGTGCTCTGGATATTCCGCAATGTCAACGATCCGGACTTTAGTCCCATCCAGGAGATGATCCATGTACCGATTGTGAGGCACATCCGTCGTTTGGTCGCCTCAGCCATGATCTTTGGCTTCGCGGTGTTCTTGATGCTTTGGCTGCCTATTAGAATTCTGCAGGTGGCCTGGCCCAACTTCTTGCCCTATGCTCTGAGCGGCGATGCGGAGGTCAACGATCTTAGTCTTCAATTGCTGCTCCTGCAG ATCGTTTTGCCAGGCTTTTTCGAGCAGACCCAAACACGCATCTGGCTAAAGGGGTTACTACGCATTTGGTGCACAGCGGTGGCCTGGTTGCTGGGAATTCGAAGTTACCTGCTCCCAGCACCAGAACCCGAGCCCGAAAATCCCGCAGCTGGCGAAGAGGGTGGGGAGAATGCCGCTGCCGAGAATGGAAACCAGGAGGGCGAGGCTGAGGGAGCTGCAGcgccaccaccaccgccaCCTCCACCGCCACCGCCAGTGGAACCGGCGCCTGCTCCACGAAACCTGGCCGCCGCCCATCAGGCCATGATGCAGCGCGACGCACCCGTGGGATTCCAGCCGTACGACAAGCCGTCGCTGTTCGCCATCCGTTTGTGCGCCCTCCTATCGCTCATGTGTTTGTCCATCGTGTGTGCGGCCATGCTGACGCTCACGGTTCCCGTGTACATTGGCCGCCGTTTGATGATGCTCTGGACTGGACAGCCGGGTGAAAAGGCAGCGGGTGCGGCAGCTGCAGCAGGAGCAGTAGAAGTGGCTGGAAATCTGGCGCCATTGGATGCGGAAGGAGCCAGGAAGAACGAGCGATTGCTGCGCTCGCATGAGCTGTACACCGCTGAGATTGGTGGCTATCTGTGCTGGATTGTCTGCCGGGGAGTGGCAGTGGTGGTTACCCTGTTGCCCCAAGGACGAGCGGCTATTGTCAGCAAACTAAAACACTGGGCGCGAGTGGCATTACAATATGCCCTGCCGGTTCTAACACTCCTCGGAATATTCGTACTGGTTCCTCTGCTATTTGGATTACTACTCGAACTGGTGGTGGTGATTCCCCTACGCGTTCCTTTGCGCAAGACACCCATCCACTTCCTGTGGCAGGATTGGGCGCTCGGAGTGCTGTACAGCAAGATAGCCATCGCCTTGACTTTGATGGGTCCGGATTGGCACTTGAAACGGGCCTTGGAGCGCGCCTACATGGATGGATTGCGCGATTTTGATTTGAAGTTTGTGATGCGGGACTTGGCGGTGCCGGTTGTTACTACATTTGGCCTGGCTCTGGCCGCTCCCTACGTTCTGGCCCACATGGTGTTCCCGATTTTCCTGGCCGACGCTTATGCGCGGCATGCCATCGCCCGTCTCGTGTACCCTGTTAGCTTCATAGTGGTGGGCAGCATCTGCTTCGTTTTGTTCCAGATCAAGCAGCTGAAGAAGCTCTACCTTTCCATCAAGGTGGATAAGTATCTGGTGGGTCAGCGGCTGGTCAACTACGAGCACCGcaagaagcagcagcagcaacagcagcagcagcaggaggaggaggagcaacAGCGGGCGGCTCGAGAATTGAAGGAGATCCAGGAAAGGGAGAGGGAGCGGGAACGGGAGCAGCTGGCCCAGGAGCAGGACTTGGCTGAGCTTCTGTAA